A stretch of Pseudomonadota bacterium DNA encodes these proteins:
- a CDS encoding HAMP domain-containing histidine kinase, translated as GRLSGERLRPSLSHERFSPAFGQPFFRGRSRNPTRYWLGLPLPVPNQPRTAYVPVLLLAVADSLFASSLYPSPLPWLAAALLIVFFSLLWWWPMVRHLTGPLKRMSQATSKLVEGSLKQEFVDTGRRDEIGQLGSALNDMARRLEGHLQGQKRFLSDIAHELCSPLARLRMGLAILENKIGPEVCSDFLEVAEEADNIARLVDEILDFSRAELRSENLQLEDLLLLEVAEGVCRSEKISSERFQLRFDPKLKLRADSELFSRALANLLRNALRYGSGGRAAAVEVEIVGRSCGEKVMVEIIDHGTGVPEAELENIFAPFYRLQADRNRRSGGNGLGLAIVKSSIEACGGRVWARNLQPSGFCVGIELPKA; from the coding sequence GGGCGGTTGTCGGGAGAGCGTCTAAGGCCTTCGCTGTCGCATGAAAGGTTTTCGCCCGCTTTCGGCCAACCTTTTTTTCGCGGGCGCAGTCGTAACCCCACTCGTTACTGGCTTGGATTGCCGCTGCCGGTACCCAACCAGCCCCGGACGGCTTATGTTCCTGTGCTTTTGTTGGCGGTGGCCGACTCCCTGTTTGCCTCTTCTTTATATCCCAGTCCCCTGCCTTGGCTGGCGGCGGCTCTGCTGATTGTTTTTTTCTCCTTGTTATGGTGGTGGCCGATGGTTCGTCATCTGACCGGGCCGCTGAAGCGCATGAGTCAGGCGACCTCGAAGCTCGTCGAAGGCTCGCTCAAGCAGGAATTCGTCGACACCGGACGCCGGGATGAAATCGGCCAACTGGGTTCGGCCCTCAATGACATGGCCCGGCGTCTGGAGGGTCATCTTCAAGGGCAGAAACGCTTCTTAAGTGATATCGCGCATGAACTTTGTTCACCATTGGCCCGTTTGCGGATGGGGTTGGCGATTCTTGAAAATAAGATTGGTCCTGAAGTTTGTAGCGATTTTCTTGAGGTGGCTGAAGAAGCGGACAATATTGCCCGGCTTGTGGATGAGATTCTTGATTTTTCCCGGGCAGAGCTGCGCTCTGAGAATTTACAGCTTGAGGATTTGCTTTTGCTTGAGGTGGCGGAGGGGGTTTGTCGTAGCGAAAAGATATCTTCTGAACGGTTTCAGCTGCGCTTTGACCCAAAGCTGAAGCTGCGAGCCGATTCCGAGTTGTTTTCCCGGGCGCTGGCCAACCTGCTGCGCAATGCTTTGCGCTACGGGTCCGGCGGCAGGGCTGCGGCCGTGGAGGTCGAGATCGTCGGCCGCAGCTGCGGCGAAAAGGTGATGGTTGAAATAATAGACCATGGAACCGGTGTGCCGGAGGCGGAGCTGGAGAATATCTTCGCGCCTTTCTATCGGCTTCAGGCCGACCGCAATCGGCGTTCAGGAGGTAACGGACTGGGTCTGGCGATTGTTAAAAGCAGCATTGAGGCCTGTGGGGGCCGGGTTTGGGCTCGCAATCTGCAACCTTCCGGGTTTTGCGTCGGCATTGAACTGCCCAAGGCCTGA